TGGAAGACGTTAATTGTGAACATGCAACATGGCGTTCTGCACCGCATAAGTTTGAAGCCGGCACGCCTCCAATAGCACAAGCAATTGGTTTGGGTGTAGCAATTGATTATCTGCGTACCAATGTAGATTTTGATGAAATTATGAATTATGAAACACAACTATGTGCACGCTTAATTGATGGCTTGTCTGCAATTGTACAAGTGAGAATTTTAGGTCCCATTGCCGAGCTCAAACAAAAAGGGCACATGGTGAGTTTTTTGGTCGATGGTTTCCATAGCCATGATGTGGCAGCATTTTTAGATTCTCGTGGCATTTCTGTTCGTGCTGGGCACCATTGTGCACAACCTTTTGCCAAAAAACTTGGGTATGATGCTTCTGTCAGAGTCAGTTTTTATTTTTATAACACATTCGAAGATGTTGATCGCATTGTTGCAGCGGTGCAAGAGTTGGTGCAATAGGTTTTTTATTTTTTGACATCCTTCGATACATTCTTCTTCGCTATGAAGCTACGAAGAACACTCAGGACGAGCGGAGAAGAATGAAGCAGTTTGTTAAAATTTTATGAGATTTTTCCTTCCGCTCGCCCTGAGTGCCCCAAAGGGGTGTATCGAAGGGTATCTTCTATAATCTCACCCCACACTTTTTCAGCTTACTCGTCACATGTGATATT
The nucleotide sequence above comes from Candidatus Babeliales bacterium. Encoded proteins:
- a CDS encoding aminotransferase class V-fold PLP-dependent enzyme, with the protein product EDVNCEHATWRSAPHKFEAGTPPIAQAIGLGVAIDYLRTNVDFDEIMNYETQLCARLIDGLSAIVQVRILGPIAELKQKGHMVSFLVDGFHSHDVAAFLDSRGISVRAGHHCAQPFAKKLGYDASVRVSFYFYNTFEDVDRIVAAVQELVQ